A single genomic interval of Gemmatimonadaceae bacterium harbors:
- the pyrF gene encoding orotidine-5'-phosphate decarboxylase: MAGVTTPIVALDVPTLAAALALADELDGLCGFYKVGLELFTAEGPRVVRTLLDRGADVFLDLKLHDIPNTVRGAVERAAAHGVRLVTVHASGGRAMLEAAQRGAGDSGAHCELLAVTVLTSLDAPALAAAWGRADGPAPLDVLAEVLRLAGDAAGAGLHGVVCGGPEAAAVRARFGGSLATLVPGVRLAGAGAQDQARVVTPAEAARAGASYVVLGRTVTAAADRRGALERVLAELRSVGAS, encoded by the coding sequence ATGGCCGGCGTGACCACGCCCATCGTCGCCCTCGACGTGCCGACGCTGGCGGCCGCGTTGGCGCTGGCCGACGAACTCGACGGGCTGTGCGGCTTCTACAAGGTGGGGCTGGAGCTGTTCACTGCCGAGGGGCCGCGGGTGGTCCGGACGCTGCTCGATCGCGGCGCCGACGTGTTTCTCGATCTCAAGCTGCACGACATTCCCAACACCGTGCGCGGCGCGGTGGAGCGGGCGGCGGCCCATGGCGTTCGCCTCGTCACGGTACACGCGTCGGGTGGGCGGGCGATGCTGGAGGCGGCGCAGCGGGGGGCCGGCGATTCGGGTGCGCACTGCGAACTCCTGGCCGTCACCGTGCTGACCTCGCTCGATGCGCCTGCGCTCGCGGCGGCCTGGGGGCGGGCGGACGGACCGGCGCCGCTCGACGTGCTGGCGGAGGTGCTGCGGCTCGCCGGCGATGCGGCGGGCGCCGGGCTGCACGGCGTGGTGTGCGGCGGCCCCGAGGCCGCGGCGGTGCGCGCGCGGTTCGGGGGAAGCCTGGCCACGCTGGTGCCGGGGGTCCGGCTGGCGGGGGCCGGGGCGCAGGATCAGGCGCGCGTGGTGACGCCGGCTGAGGCGGCTCGGGCCGGCGCGTCGTACGTGGTTCTGGGGCGTACCGTGACGGCCGCGGCCGACCGCCGGGGGGCCCTGGAACGGGTGCTCGCCGAGCTCCGGAGCGTGGGCGCGTCGTGA
- a CDS encoding SDR family NAD(P)-dependent oxidoreductase encodes MTRRALVTGGGGFVGQWIARAMLAQGWEVHSAGVGAPASRILDAAERARIQWITMDIRSRQDVAAALDLSQPDAIVHLAGISYLPSAADAPAEAYTVNVVGAVTLLSEVARRLRSGGLDPRVLVAGSAQQYGRHDAAELPLGEQAEQRPLTVYAASKAAQEVAALQAFRADGVRVIATRSFNHSGVGHDEHFLLPALVRRALAIRRGERAAIHIGNGETIRDYLHVTDVVDAYLGLLDRGTPGEAYNVCSGEGTRVRALAERVLDRAGVSAEISSDPSLQRSGDVPALVGNPDKLTRATGWRPHRTRDDIIDDLLHAATL; translated from the coding sequence GTGACCAGGCGCGCGCTCGTCACGGGGGGCGGCGGGTTCGTCGGCCAATGGATCGCCCGGGCGATGCTGGCTCAGGGCTGGGAGGTCCATTCCGCCGGCGTCGGCGCTCCGGCGTCGCGGATCCTCGACGCCGCCGAGCGGGCCCGGATCCAGTGGATCACGATGGACATCCGGTCGCGGCAGGACGTGGCGGCGGCGCTGGACCTCAGCCAGCCCGACGCGATCGTCCATCTGGCCGGCATCAGTTACCTCCCCAGCGCGGCCGACGCGCCCGCCGAAGCGTATACGGTCAACGTCGTGGGCGCTGTGACGCTGCTGTCCGAGGTCGCGCGGCGCCTCCGGAGCGGCGGCCTCGACCCCCGGGTGCTGGTGGCCGGGAGCGCCCAGCAGTACGGCCGCCACGACGCCGCCGAGCTCCCGCTGGGAGAGCAGGCCGAACAGCGGCCGCTCACCGTGTACGCGGCGTCCAAGGCGGCCCAGGAGGTGGCGGCCCTGCAGGCGTTCCGGGCCGACGGCGTGCGTGTGATCGCCACCCGCAGCTTCAATCATTCGGGCGTGGGGCACGACGAGCACTTCCTGTTGCCGGCCCTCGTGCGCCGGGCCCTGGCCATCCGGCGGGGCGAGCGCGCCGCGATCCACATCGGCAACGGGGAGACGATTCGTGACTATCTTCACGTGACCGATGTGGTGGACGCCTATCTGGGGCTGCTCGACCGCGGGACGCCGGGCGAAGCGTACAACGTGTGCAGCGGGGAGGGGACCCGGGTGCGCGCGTTGGCCGAACGGGTGCTGGATCGGGCCGGCGTGAGCGCCGAGATTTCCAGCGATCCCTCGCTGCAGCGCTCGGGCGACGTGCCGGCCCTGGTGGGCAACCCGGACAAGCTCACGCGGGCCACCGGCTGGCGTCCCCACCGCACGCGCGACGACATCATCGACGACCTCCTCCATGCCGCGACGCTCTGA
- the rplQ gene encoding 50S ribosomal protein L17 produces MRHAKAGRALRRTSEQKLSLMRNLATSLIEQGAIETTEAKAKELRPFVEKLITKAKTGTLHARRLAGRDIHKRAAADKLFQELGPRFAKRPGGYTRILKTGHRKGDGAEMARIELMEG; encoded by the coding sequence ATGCGGCATGCCAAGGCGGGGCGCGCGCTGCGCAGAACCAGCGAGCAGAAGCTCTCCCTGATGCGGAATCTCGCGACCTCGCTCATCGAGCAGGGCGCGATCGAAACGACCGAAGCGAAGGCCAAGGAACTGCGGCCCTTCGTCGAGAAGCTGATCACCAAGGCCAAGACCGGCACGCTCCACGCGCGCCGCCTGGCCGGCCGTGACATTCACAAGCGGGCGGCGGCGGACAAGCTGTTCCAGGAACTGGGACCGCGGTTCGCCAAGCGTCCCGGCGGGTACACGCGCATTCTCAAGACCGGCCACCGCAAGGGTGACGGCGCCGAGATGGCGCGCATCGAGCTGATGGAGGGCTGA
- the rpsM gene encoding 30S ribosomal protein S13 → MARISGVDLPRDKKVEIGLSYIYGIGRKHAAEIIQKAGVDGSLRIRDLSDADVNKLRQVIERDYKVEGALRTEVAMNIKRLMDIGSYRGVRHRRGLPVRGQRTHTNARTKKGPRRAIAGKKKVTK, encoded by the coding sequence ATGGCGCGCATCAGTGGCGTCGATCTCCCTCGCGACAAGAAGGTCGAGATCGGCTTGAGCTACATCTACGGCATCGGGCGGAAGCACGCGGCCGAGATCATCCAGAAGGCAGGCGTGGACGGATCGCTGCGCATTCGCGATCTGTCGGACGCCGACGTCAACAAGCTGCGCCAGGTGATCGAGCGCGACTACAAGGTGGAAGGCGCGCTGCGGACCGAGGTGGCCATGAACATCAAGCGATTGATGGACATCGGCTCCTATCGGGGCGTGCGTCATCGCCGCGGTCTGCCGGTGCGTGGTCAGCGGACGCACACCAATGCCCGCACCAAGAAGGGCCCCCGCCGCGCGATCGCCGGCAAGAAGAAGGTAACCAAGTAA
- a CDS encoding Rrf2 family transcriptional regulator — protein sequence MRITTLAEYGVICALHLAKRSDDGPVTGREIAATERLPVDYVEQILLRLRRADIVKSTRGARGGYALAHPPEEITVRDVIAASELTTFDLHCVSHPVEEARCSASHECSIRPVWLMLQQKIDEVLEGVRLSDLLHEEGEVRIRVGLGPVIEAEIGRGLPVLQSF from the coding sequence ATGCGTATAACCACCTTGGCCGAATACGGCGTGATCTGCGCGCTCCACCTGGCAAAGCGCAGCGATGATGGGCCGGTCACGGGTCGCGAGATCGCGGCCACCGAACGGCTGCCGGTGGACTATGTGGAGCAGATCCTGCTGCGGCTCAGGCGGGCCGACATCGTGAAGAGCACGCGCGGGGCACGCGGCGGGTATGCGCTGGCCCACCCGCCGGAGGAGATTACCGTGCGCGACGTGATCGCCGCCTCGGAACTCACCACCTTCGACCTCCACTGCGTGTCGCATCCGGTGGAGGAGGCGCGCTGTTCCGCGTCGCACGAGTGCAGCATCCGCCCCGTGTGGCTCATGCTGCAGCAGAAGATCGACGAGGTGCTCGAGGGCGTGCGGTTGTCCGATCTGCTCCACGAGGAAGGCGAGGTGCGCATCCGCGTGGGACTCGGCCCCGTCATCGAGGCCGAGATCGGTCGCGGCCTGCCCGTTCTCCAGAGCTTCTGA
- the rpsK gene encoding 30S ribosomal protein S11: MATGKKSKRVVEAEGIAHVNATFNNTMVTITDMHGNAVSWGSSGKAGFKGSKKSTPFAATVASEQCAREALSLGVKRVHVRVQGPGSGRESAIQALASAGLQVKSIKDVTPIPHNGCRPPKRRRV, encoded by the coding sequence ATGGCCACTGGCAAGAAGTCCAAGCGCGTCGTGGAGGCGGAAGGCATCGCCCACGTGAACGCGACGTTCAACAATACGATGGTCACCATCACCGACATGCACGGGAACGCGGTGTCCTGGGGCTCGTCGGGCAAGGCCGGGTTCAAGGGCTCCAAGAAGAGCACGCCGTTCGCGGCGACCGTCGCGTCCGAGCAGTGCGCGCGCGAGGCCCTCAGCCTCGGCGTCAAGCGGGTGCACGTGCGCGTGCAGGGACCGGGGAGCGGGCGCGAGTCCGCCATCCAGGCGCTGGCGTCGGCGGGCCTGCAGGTCAAGTCGATCAAGGACGTGACGCCGATTCCGCACAACGGCTGCCGTCCGCCAAAGCGCCGGAGAGTCTGA
- a CDS encoding dihydroorotate dehydrogenase, producing MTSASALRVRVAGLDFQNPILLAAGTAGYGHELAGVMDLAALGGLVTKAVSRAPREGAPPPRVAEFDGGMINAVGLANPGVDEVCRAHLPWLAASLPATRKLVNVVGFDVDEFADVVRRLEDCEPAAGAIDGYELNVSCPNTKAGGMEFGADDAALRAVVAGVRRATARPVFAKLSPALPDIARTARVAVDAGADGITVVNTIPGLVVDVEARRPALGFGTGGVSGSAILPVGVLATWKVTRAVSVPVIGLGGVRTAGDALQYLMAGASLVGMGTAALRDPRQPERVVRDLARWCAAHAVRDLATIRGSLIWPA from the coding sequence ATGACCTCGGCGTCCGCGCTCCGCGTTCGCGTTGCCGGACTCGATTTCCAGAATCCCATCCTTCTCGCCGCCGGCACGGCCGGCTACGGCCATGAATTGGCCGGCGTGATGGATCTTGCCGCACTGGGCGGGCTCGTGACCAAGGCCGTGAGCCGCGCGCCGCGCGAGGGAGCGCCACCGCCGCGCGTGGCCGAGTTCGACGGCGGGATGATCAACGCCGTGGGGCTCGCCAATCCCGGGGTGGACGAGGTGTGCCGCGCGCACCTGCCATGGCTCGCGGCGTCGCTGCCGGCCACGCGCAAGCTCGTGAACGTGGTCGGATTCGACGTCGACGAATTCGCCGACGTCGTGCGACGATTGGAGGACTGCGAGCCGGCCGCGGGCGCGATCGACGGCTACGAACTCAACGTGAGCTGCCCGAACACCAAGGCCGGCGGCATGGAATTCGGCGCCGACGACGCGGCGCTCCGGGCGGTGGTCGCGGGCGTGCGCCGCGCCACCGCACGGCCCGTATTCGCCAAGCTCTCGCCCGCGCTGCCCGACATCGCGCGCACGGCGCGGGTGGCCGTGGACGCCGGCGCCGATGGGATCACCGTGGTGAACACCATCCCGGGGCTCGTCGTGGACGTCGAGGCCAGGCGTCCGGCGCTCGGGTTCGGCACGGGCGGCGTGAGCGGGAGCGCCATCCTGCCGGTGGGCGTGCTCGCCACGTGGAAGGTGACCCGGGCCGTGTCCGTGCCGGTGATCGGGTTGGGTGGCGTGCGGACGGCCGGCGACGCGCTGCAGTACCTCATGGCCGGCGCATCGCTCGTCGGCATGGGCACGGCGGCGCTGCGCGATCCACGGCAGCCGGAGCGCGTGGTGCGCGACCTGGCGCGGTGGTGCGCTGCGCACGCGGTGCGCGATCTGGCAACCATTCGCGGGAGCCTCATATGGCCGGCGTGA
- a CDS encoding N-acetylmuramoyl-L-alanine amidase: protein MIALAFAAFQMAAAAPVRDVPARPRHALAGHVVEVGAHPRLEGDVRRTVVVDAGHGGPDNGMSGPVGAVHKIYEKNITLQVALKLGAALKARGVHVVYTRTTDTLIALGDRGRIANQAGGDLFISIHVNAANPNWKDPGAARGYETYFLSEAKTEDARRVEKMENASVRFETGPAVSRDDPLSFILSDMQQNEHLRESMKLADSVQAHLGGVEPGPSRGVKQAGFMVLVTAYMPAVLVEIGFGTNRQDAAFISDPSKQSEIADSIADAAVDYLNAYWGSVRGVANRVNGGNP from the coding sequence ATGATCGCCCTCGCGTTCGCGGCCTTCCAGATGGCGGCCGCGGCGCCGGTGCGCGACGTGCCGGCCCGACCCCGGCACGCACTGGCGGGCCACGTCGTGGAGGTCGGCGCGCATCCGCGCCTGGAGGGCGACGTCCGGCGCACCGTGGTCGTGGACGCCGGCCACGGCGGGCCCGACAACGGCATGAGCGGTCCGGTGGGCGCCGTCCACAAGATCTACGAGAAGAACATCACGCTGCAGGTGGCGCTCAAGCTCGGCGCCGCGCTCAAGGCGCGCGGCGTGCACGTGGTGTACACCCGCACCACCGACACCCTCATCGCCCTCGGCGACCGCGGCCGGATCGCCAACCAGGCGGGCGGCGACCTGTTCATCTCGATCCACGTCAACGCCGCCAATCCCAACTGGAAGGATCCGGGCGCGGCCCGCGGATACGAGACGTATTTCCTGTCCGAGGCCAAGACCGAGGACGCCCGCCGCGTGGAAAAGATGGAAAACGCGTCGGTGCGCTTCGAGACCGGGCCTGCGGTCTCCAGGGACGACCCGCTCAGCTTCATCCTCAGCGACATGCAGCAGAACGAGCACCTCCGCGAGTCCATGAAGCTGGCCGATTCCGTCCAGGCGCACCTCGGCGGCGTCGAGCCCGGTCCGAGCCGCGGTGTGAAGCAGGCCGGGTTCATGGTGCTCGTGACGGCGTACATGCCGGCCGTCCTCGTCGAGATCGGTTTCGGCACCAATCGCCAGGACGCCGCGTTCATCAGCGATCCGTCCAAGCAGTCCGAGATCGCCGACTCGATCGCGGACGCCGCCGTGGACTACCTCAACGCGTACTGGGGCAGTGTGCGAGGCGTGGCCAACCGCGTGAACGGCGGCAATCCATGA
- a CDS encoding aspartate ammonia-lyase → MTSATRSEKDPLGPLDVPADAYYGVQTQRALQNFPISGLKPLREFVRAVIWIKKAAALTHKQTGRLDARLADAIVAAADEVLAGAHDAHFVVDVYQAGAGTSHNMNCNEVLANRANELLGGKRGEYKPVHPNDHVNMAQSTNDVIPTAIRLGGLDLLQPLDRAFGALRDALAAKGREFDDVLKSGRTHLQDAMPIRLGQEFAAYAGTIERNLARVRQSADYLRDLGIGGSAVGTGVNVEPEYPALMHTYLEQVTGLDLRVGADRIQLMQSMGDAAAFSAAIKVLALDLSKIASDLRLMVSGPRTGLDEIVLPAVQPGSSIMPGKINPSVAEMVNQVCFQVVGNDACVAAAAEHGQLELNVMMPVIAHNLMFSMIILTNAATVLTERCVIGIEANRAQCEYWLERSAALATALAPQIGYAKAAEISKRSVKENVLIRALVEREKVLPPEAIAEALDMRKMTEIGVPGGKHGGA, encoded by the coding sequence ATGACTTCCGCGACTCGTTCCGAAAAGGATCCGCTCGGCCCGCTCGATGTGCCGGCCGATGCCTACTATGGCGTGCAGACGCAGCGCGCCCTGCAGAACTTCCCGATCAGCGGCCTCAAGCCGCTGCGCGAGTTCGTCCGCGCCGTGATCTGGATCAAGAAGGCCGCCGCGCTCACGCACAAGCAGACCGGGCGGCTCGACGCCAGGCTCGCCGACGCGATCGTCGCCGCCGCCGATGAGGTGCTGGCCGGCGCGCACGACGCGCACTTCGTGGTCGACGTGTACCAGGCCGGCGCCGGCACGTCGCACAACATGAATTGCAACGAGGTGCTGGCCAATCGGGCCAACGAGCTCCTGGGCGGCAAGCGGGGCGAGTACAAGCCCGTGCATCCCAACGATCACGTCAACATGGCGCAGTCCACCAACGACGTGATCCCCACGGCAATCCGTCTCGGCGGGCTCGACCTGCTGCAACCGCTCGATCGCGCGTTCGGCGCGCTGCGCGACGCCCTCGCCGCCAAGGGCCGTGAGTTCGACGACGTGCTCAAGTCGGGGCGCACCCATCTCCAGGACGCGATGCCGATCCGCCTCGGGCAGGAGTTCGCGGCGTATGCCGGGACCATCGAGCGCAATCTGGCGCGCGTCCGTCAGTCGGCGGACTACCTGCGCGACCTCGGCATCGGCGGCAGCGCCGTGGGCACCGGCGTGAACGTGGAGCCGGAGTATCCGGCGCTCATGCACACGTACCTCGAGCAGGTGACGGGGCTCGACCTGCGCGTGGGCGCGGATCGCATCCAGCTCATGCAGAGCATGGGCGACGCCGCCGCGTTCTCCGCGGCCATCAAGGTGCTGGCGCTCGACCTCAGCAAGATCGCCAGCGACCTGCGCCTCATGGTGAGCGGTCCGCGCACCGGCCTCGACGAGATCGTGCTCCCGGCCGTGCAGCCCGGTTCCTCGATCATGCCCGGGAAGATCAATCCCTCGGTGGCCGAGATGGTCAATCAGGTGTGCTTCCAGGTGGTGGGCAACGACGCCTGCGTGGCCGCGGCCGCCGAGCACGGCCAGCTCGAACTCAACGTCATGATGCCGGTGATCGCGCACAACCTGATGTTCTCGATGATCATCCTCACCAACGCCGCCACGGTGCTCACCGAGCGGTGCGTCATCGGCATCGAGGCCAACCGCGCGCAGTGCGAGTACTGGCTCGAGCGCTCGGCCGCGCTCGCCACCGCTCTGGCGCCGCAGATCGGATATGCCAAGGCCGCCGAGATCAGCAAGCGGTCGGTCAAGGAGAACGTGCTCATCCGGGCCCTCGTCGAGCGCGAGAAGGTCCTGCCGCCCGAGGCGATCGCCGAAGCGCTCGACATGCGCAAGATGACCGAAATCGGCGTTCCAGGCGGCAAGCACGGGGGGGCGTGA
- the rpmB gene encoding 50S ribosomal protein L28 — protein MAIARHRCYSCDKGVAFGNNVSHANNKTRRTWKPNLQVMRIVGPEGKIIKVKVCTRCLHAGKLKRAPRGRAA, from the coding sequence ATGGCTATCGCGAGACATCGCTGCTACAGCTGCGACAAGGGCGTGGCGTTCGGAAATAACGTGTCCCACGCCAACAACAAGACGCGCCGTACCTGGAAGCCCAACCTCCAGGTCATGCGCATCGTCGGGCCCGAGGGCAAGATCATCAAGGTCAAGGTCTGCACGCGCTGCCTGCATGCGGGCAAGCTCAAGCGGGCCCCGCGCGGTCGGGCCGCCTGA
- a CDS encoding DNA-directed RNA polymerase subunit alpha, whose protein sequence is MANTIDLRGLVRPQLVESTTRDDNPNVAEFRLQPLERGFGHTLGNAMRRMLLSSLRGSAVWAFRIDGVVHEHQTISGVVEDVHQIIGNLKTLTLVLDEDVEEAVVHIAKSKAGVVTAADIQSASGVRVIDQSHHILTLQDDRDLTMDLYVNKGRGYLEADQHPLDRGRPVDLVRIDAIYNPVRRANFSVAETRVGQRTDYDRLTLTVETNGTISPAEAVSYAAALAQSHFQYFVDFGSHTSAPLGESSESSDGDATRMAQLLKTPIDDLELSVRSVNSLKNSSIRSLGDLVRQTESQILQVKNFGKKSLQEIADLLEREGLNFGMRFEENGEGVRVLDWGTPPSRAAAAAPDDMEE, encoded by the coding sequence ATGGCCAACACGATCGATCTTCGCGGACTCGTCCGCCCGCAGCTCGTCGAATCGACGACGCGCGATGATAATCCCAACGTTGCCGAGTTCCGTCTGCAGCCGCTCGAGCGCGGCTTCGGGCACACCCTCGGCAACGCCATGCGGCGCATGCTGCTGTCCTCCCTGCGCGGCTCCGCCGTCTGGGCGTTCCGCATCGACGGCGTCGTGCACGAACATCAGACCATCTCGGGCGTGGTCGAGGACGTCCACCAGATCATCGGCAACCTCAAGACGCTCACGCTGGTGCTCGACGAGGACGTCGAAGAGGCCGTGGTGCACATCGCCAAGTCCAAGGCGGGCGTGGTCACGGCGGCCGACATCCAGTCGGCCAGCGGCGTGCGGGTCATCGACCAGTCGCACCACATCCTCACGCTGCAGGATGACCGCGACCTGACGATGGATCTGTACGTCAACAAGGGTCGTGGCTACCTCGAGGCCGACCAGCATCCGCTGGACCGCGGCCGTCCGGTGGATCTGGTGCGCATCGACGCGATCTACAACCCCGTCCGCCGGGCCAACTTCTCGGTGGCCGAGACCCGCGTGGGCCAGCGCACCGACTACGATCGGCTCACGCTGACGGTGGAGACCAACGGCACGATCTCCCCCGCCGAGGCGGTGAGCTACGCGGCCGCGCTCGCGCAGTCGCACTTCCAGTACTTCGTGGACTTCGGCTCGCACACGTCGGCCCCGTTGGGAGAGAGTTCCGAGTCCAGCGACGGCGACGCCACGCGCATGGCCCAGCTGCTCAAGACGCCCATCGACGACCTCGAGTTGTCGGTGCGCTCGGTGAACTCGCTCAAGAATTCCAGCATTCGCTCGCTCGGCGACCTCGTGCGCCAGACCGAGAGTCAGATTCTGCAGGTGAAGAACTTCGGCAAGAAGTCGCTCCAGGAGATCGCCGATCTGCTCGAGCGTGAAGGACTGAATTTCGGGATGCGGTTTGAAGAGAACGGCGAAGGGGTGCGGGTGCTCGATTGGGGCACGCCACCGAGCCGGGCCGCCGCGGCGGCGCCCGACGACATGGAGGAGTAG
- the smpB gene encoding SsrA-binding protein SmpB: MKSTNEANDTIPIARNKRARYDYHILETWEAGLVLTGTEVKSLRDGKAQITDAYGIVKDGEVYLLNLHISPYKQGSYNNHEPTRTRKLLLHKRQIRRLIGAVEREGLTLVPLDLYFKNGVAKVTMALGKGKKVHDKRDTERTRDAEREMARVGRGR; encoded by the coding sequence ATGAAGTCAACGAACGAAGCCAACGACACCATCCCGATCGCGCGAAACAAGCGCGCGCGCTACGACTACCACATCCTCGAGACGTGGGAGGCGGGGCTCGTGCTGACCGGCACCGAAGTCAAGTCCCTGCGCGACGGGAAGGCCCAGATCACCGACGCCTACGGGATCGTCAAGGACGGCGAGGTCTATCTCCTCAACCTGCATATTTCGCCCTATAAACAGGGCAGTTACAACAACCACGAGCCCACCCGAACGCGCAAGCTGTTGCTCCACAAGCGTCAAATCCGTCGTTTGATCGGGGCGGTGGAGCGCGAGGGTCTCACGCTCGTCCCGCTCGATCTGTATTTCAAGAACGGAGTGGCGAAAGTGACGATGGCTCTGGGCAAGGGAAAGAAGGTGCACGACAAGCGGGATACCGAGCGCACGCGGGACGCCGAGCGCGAGATGGCCCGCGTGGGGCGGGGACGATGA
- the rpmJ gene encoding 50S ribosomal protein L36: MKVRSSVKPICEHCKVVKRNGVIRIICKRNPKHKQRQG; this comes from the coding sequence GTGAAAGTACGCAGCAGCGTGAAGCCGATCTGCGAGCACTGCAAGGTGGTCAAGCGGAATGGCGTGATCCGCATCATCTGCAAGCGCAACCCTAAGCATAAGCAGCGGCAAGGCTAA
- the gmd gene encoding GDP-mannose 4,6-dehydratase — protein MPTALISGITGQDGSYLAEFLLDKGYRVLGIVRRSSTTPYERIAHLIDRVELVSADLLDQSSLTDVVGDSQPDEVYNLAAQSFVQTSWTQPVLTGEFTALGVTRMLEAVKKAAPKARFYQASSSEMFGKVVESPQTETTPFYPRSPYGVAKVYGHWITVNYRESYNLFAVSGILFNHESPRRGLEFVTRKVTDGAVRIKLGAAKELRLGNLESRRDWGYAGDYVDAMWRMLQRDTPEDYVIGTGHTWSVRQLCETAFRCVDLDYRDYVVQDERFFRPAEVDLLVADPDKARRDLGWEPRVGFEELIEMMVRADMDRHAPPGRK, from the coding sequence ATGCCTACCGCGCTGATTTCCGGCATCACCGGACAGGATGGCTCCTACCTCGCCGAGTTCCTGCTCGACAAGGGCTACCGCGTCCTCGGGATCGTCCGCCGCAGCTCCACCACGCCCTATGAGCGCATCGCGCACCTGATCGACCGCGTCGAGCTCGTCTCCGCCGACCTCCTCGACCAGAGCTCGCTCACCGACGTCGTGGGCGACTCCCAGCCGGACGAGGTGTACAACCTCGCCGCCCAGAGCTTCGTCCAGACGTCATGGACCCAGCCCGTGCTCACCGGCGAGTTCACGGCCCTCGGCGTCACGCGCATGCTCGAGGCGGTCAAGAAAGCCGCCCCCAAGGCCCGGTTCTACCAGGCCAGCTCCAGCGAGATGTTCGGCAAGGTCGTGGAGTCGCCGCAGACCGAGACCACGCCGTTCTATCCGCGCAGCCCCTACGGCGTGGCCAAGGTGTACGGCCACTGGATCACGGTGAACTACCGCGAGAGCTACAACCTGTTCGCCGTCTCGGGCATCCTGTTCAACCACGAGAGTCCGCGGCGCGGCCTCGAGTTCGTGACCCGCAAGGTCACCGACGGCGCGGTGCGCATCAAGCTCGGCGCGGCCAAGGAGCTGCGGTTGGGCAACCTCGAGTCGCGCCGCGACTGGGGCTACGCCGGCGACTACGTGGACGCCATGTGGCGCATGCTCCAGCGGGACACGCCCGAGGACTACGTGATCGGCACCGGGCACACCTGGTCGGTGCGGCAGCTCTGCGAGACGGCGTTCCGCTGCGTGGACCTCGACTACCGCGACTACGTGGTGCAGGACGAACGGTTCTTCCGCCCGGCGGAGGTGGATCTCCTGGTCGCCGATCCGGACAAGGCGCGACGCGACCTGGGCTGGGAGCCGCGCGTGGGCTTCGAGGAACTGATCGAGATGATGGTCCGGGCCGACATGGACCGGCACGCGCCTCCCGGGCGGAAGTGA
- the rpsD gene encoding 30S ribosomal protein S4 translates to MSRYLGASCKLCRREGTKLFLKGTKCFTEKCPVERRPYAPGQHGQSTARRRKASEYAKQLREKQKIKRMYGLGEQQFRNIFERVSSLPGVTGHNLLANLESRLDNLVYRMGFAPSRKAARQLIRHRHIEVNGRTVDVASYVAQPGEEIRVREKSREIVAVQAALEQSGRGGALSWLAVDKGTFSGRMLERPTRPNIPIAAQEQLVVELYSK, encoded by the coding sequence ATGAGTCGGTATCTGGGAGCGAGCTGCAAGCTGTGCCGGCGGGAGGGGACCAAACTCTTCCTCAAGGGCACCAAGTGCTTCACCGAGAAGTGCCCCGTCGAGCGGCGCCCGTATGCGCCCGGCCAGCACGGGCAGAGCACGGCGCGCCGGCGCAAGGCGTCGGAATACGCCAAGCAGCTGCGCGAGAAGCAGAAGATCAAGCGCATGTACGGGCTGGGCGAGCAGCAGTTCCGGAACATCTTCGAGAGGGTGTCGAGCCTTCCCGGCGTGACCGGACACAACCTGCTGGCCAACCTCGAGAGCCGGTTGGACAACCTCGTGTATCGGATGGGGTTCGCGCCCAGCCGCAAGGCGGCGCGCCAACTCATCCGGCATCGCCACATCGAGGTCAACGGCCGCACGGTGGACGTGGCCAGCTACGTGGCCCAGCCTGGCGAAGAGATCCGCGTCCGCGAGAAGTCGCGCGAGATCGTCGCCGTGCAGGCGGCGTTGGAGCAGTCGGGCCGCGGCGGCGCGCTGTCCTGGCTCGCCGTGGACAAGGGCACGTTCAGCGGCCGGATGCTCGAGCGTCCCACCCGGCCGAACATCCCGATCGCGGCGCAGGAGCAGCTCGTGGTCGAGTTGTACTCCAAGTAA